One genomic window of [Limnothrix rosea] IAM M-220 includes the following:
- the tsaD gene encoding tRNA (adenosine(37)-N6)-threonylcarbamoyltransferase complex transferase subunit TsaD — protein MGIVLAIETSCDETAVAIVNNRKVLGNVVASQIDIHREFGGVVPEVASRHHLESINVCIASVFEQAGFGWDEVEAIAATCAPGLVGALLVGASAAKTLAMLKQKPFIGVHHLEGHIYASYLSQPDLEPPFLCLLVSGGHTSFIEVKSCGEYELLGQTRDDAAGEAFDKVARLLGVGYPGGPVIDRLAKEGNPRAFPLPEGRISLPEGGYHPYDCSFSGLKTAVLYLVQRLEKEGKDIPVNDIAASFQYTVAKALTKRAVRCAGDRQLQTIVVGGGVAANSGLRQTLTAAAQKAGIAVHFPPLKFCTDNAAMIACAAAEHFDRGDRSTLDLPVQSRLPITEVASLYDTAEVLPNL, from the coding sequence ATGGGTATTGTTTTAGCAATCGAAACAAGTTGTGATGAAACTGCCGTTGCAATTGTTAATAATCGTAAAGTTCTAGGTAATGTTGTTGCTTCACAAATCGACATACATCGAGAGTTTGGCGGGGTCGTTCCTGAGGTTGCTTCTCGCCACCATTTAGAAAGTATTAATGTCTGTATCGCCAGTGTTTTTGAGCAGGCGGGTTTTGGTTGGGATGAGGTTGAGGCGATCGCCGCGACCTGTGCGCCGGGATTGGTGGGGGCGTTATTAGTCGGGGCTTCGGCAGCAAAAACCCTCGCGATGCTAAAACAAAAACCTTTTATCGGTGTGCATCATTTGGAAGGTCATATTTATGCGAGCTATCTCAGTCAGCCGGATTTAGAGCCGCCTTTTTTGTGTTTGCTGGTTTCGGGCGGCCATACGAGTTTTATTGAGGTCAAAAGCTGCGGTGAGTATGAATTGCTCGGACAAACTCGTGACGATGCGGCGGGGGAGGCTTTTGATAAGGTGGCGCGGCTGTTAGGGGTGGGTTATCCGGGTGGCCCTGTGATTGATCGGTTGGCGAAGGAGGGCAATCCACGCGCTTTTCCGTTGCCGGAAGGTCGCATTTCGTTGCCGGAAGGTGGCTATCACCCCTATGACTGTAGTTTTAGTGGTTTGAAAACGGCGGTTTTGTATCTGGTGCAAAGGCTAGAAAAAGAGGGGAAAGATATTCCTGTCAATGATATTGCGGCTAGTTTTCAATATACGGTGGCCAAGGCGCTCACGAAACGAGCGGTGCGATGTGCCGGCGATCGCCAACTGCAGACCATTGTGGTGGGTGGTGGTGTTGCGGCTAATAGTGGTTTACGGCAAACCCTGACTGCTGCTGCCCAAAAAGCAGGGATTGCGGTACATTTTCCGCCTTTGAAGTTTTGTACTGATAATGCCGCGATGATTGCCTGTGCTGCCGCAGAACATTTTGACCGGGGTGATCGCAGTACTTTGGATTTGCCTGTGCAATCCCGCTTACCGATCACCGAAGTTGCGTCTTTATATGACACAGCAGAAGTGTTGCCAAACCTTTAA
- the purU gene encoding formyltetrahydrofolate deformylase, with protein MPTATLLVSCPDQQGLVAKIANFIYSNGGNIIHADQHTDFSAGLFLTRIEWELAGFNLPREVIDPAFGAIAKPWNATWKLHFSDQIPRLAIWVTKQDHCLLDLLWRQQAKELPASIPLIMSNHEKLAAIATQFGIDFHHIPITKETKIDQEQKQLELLKQYKIDLVILAKYMQVLSPNFLQKFNHVINIHHSFLPAFAGAKPYHRAHDRGVKIIGATAHYVTQDLDEGPIIEQDVVRVSHRDDVKDLIRKGKDLERVVLSRAVRLHLQNRVLVYGNRTVVFA; from the coding sequence ATGCCCACAGCTACCCTTCTCGTTTCTTGCCCTGACCAACAGGGACTTGTTGCTAAAATCGCGAACTTTATTTATTCGAACGGCGGCAATATCATCCACGCCGACCAGCATACCGACTTTAGCGCAGGGCTATTTCTCACGCGGATTGAGTGGGAATTAGCAGGCTTTAATTTACCAAGAGAAGTGATCGATCCTGCCTTTGGGGCGATCGCCAAGCCATGGAATGCCACTTGGAAACTGCATTTTTCCGATCAAATTCCCCGCCTTGCCATTTGGGTGACAAAGCAAGATCATTGTTTATTGGATCTTTTATGGCGACAACAGGCGAAGGAATTGCCAGCCTCCATCCCGCTCATCATGAGCAATCACGAAAAGTTAGCGGCGATCGCCACACAATTTGGCATTGATTTCCACCATATTCCCATTACAAAAGAAACAAAAATTGATCAAGAACAAAAACAATTAGAATTACTAAAACAGTACAAGATTGATTTAGTAATTTTGGCTAAATATATGCAGGTGCTTAGCCCTAATTTCTTGCAAAAATTCAACCATGTGATTAATATTCACCATTCCTTTTTACCAGCTTTTGCTGGCGCTAAACCCTACCATCGTGCCCACGACCGCGGCGTTAAAATCATTGGCGCAACCGCCCACTACGTCACCCAAGATTTAGATGAAGGCCCCATCATAGAACAAGATGTCGTGCGAGTCAGCCACAGAGACGATGTCAAAGATTTAATTCGTAAAGGCAAAGATCTAGAGCGAGTCGTTTTGTCCCGCGCCGTCAGATTGCACTTACAAAATCGCGTTTTAGTTTACGGGAATCGAACCGTTGTATTTGCCTAG
- the aroB gene encoding 3-dehydroquinate synthase: MDARIRVELGENSYDIAIANGKLGRLGLELSQLNLGKKILIISNPEIFGHYGETVVGSLVQAGFEVCTHLIAAGEEYKNLTSIQQIYDTALENRIERSSTFLALGGGVIGDMTGFAAATWLRGINFVQVPTSLLAMVDASVGGKTGVNHPQGKNLIGAFYQPKFVMIDPTVLETLPLREFRAGMAEVIKYGVIWDRELFKELEIAESIDSYETISADLLDLILERSCQAKADVVGQDERESGIRAILNYGHTLGHAVESLTHYKQFVHGEGVAIGMALAGAIAMKMSLWTSDEVQRQDALIQKAGLPVDCPEHLQVGDILRTLQSDKKVRAGKVRFILPTKIGEVLITDQVRSELIEDVLTPMSA, from the coding sequence ATGGACGCAAGAATCCGGGTTGAGTTGGGAGAAAATAGCTACGATATCGCCATCGCTAATGGTAAGTTAGGGCGGCTTGGTCTTGAGCTTAGTCAACTAAATCTTGGCAAAAAGATTCTGATTATTTCTAATCCTGAGATTTTTGGTCATTATGGCGAAACGGTCGTTGGTTCCCTCGTCCAAGCTGGTTTTGAAGTTTGTACACATTTAATTGCGGCGGGAGAAGAGTATAAAAATCTCACTTCGATTCAGCAGATTTATGATACTGCCCTAGAAAATCGTATTGAGCGCTCCTCGACCTTTTTAGCGTTGGGTGGCGGTGTTATTGGTGATATGACGGGCTTTGCCGCTGCGACTTGGCTGCGGGGTATTAATTTTGTGCAGGTACCGACCTCGTTACTGGCAATGGTGGATGCATCGGTCGGTGGTAAAACGGGTGTCAATCACCCCCAGGGTAAAAATTTAATCGGCGCTTTTTATCAGCCAAAATTTGTGATGATCGATCCGACGGTTCTTGAAACGCTTCCGCTACGAGAGTTCCGGGCGGGTATGGCAGAGGTGATTAAGTATGGTGTGATTTGGGATCGCGAACTGTTTAAGGAGTTAGAAATTGCGGAAAGTATTGACAGCTATGAAACAATTAGCGCTGATTTACTAGATCTTATTTTGGAACGGTCTTGTCAGGCGAAAGCGGATGTTGTGGGTCAAGACGAACGGGAATCGGGGATTCGCGCCATTCTTAATTATGGTCACACCCTTGGTCATGCGGTGGAAAGTTTGACCCACTATAAGCAATTTGTCCATGGTGAAGGGGTGGCAATTGGGATGGCTCTAGCGGGGGCGATCGCCATGAAAATGAGTTTATGGACAAGTGATGAAGTGCAGCGACAGGATGCTTTAATCCAAAAGGCTGGTTTGCCTGTTGATTGTCCTGAGCATTTGCAGGTGGGGGATATTCTCCGGACATTACAAAGTGACAAAAAGGTGCGGGCGGGCAAGGTTCGTTTTATTTTGCCTACGAAAATTGGTGAGGTTTTGATTACCGACCAAGTTAGATCAGAGTTGATTGAAGATGTGCTGACACCCATGTCCGCCTAA
- a CDS encoding glycosyltransferase family 39 protein: protein MANVFKLKSSFLTLFWLILGGILRLSNINTKPLWTDEFASILYARGDDYSTIPIAQIISAAELLEPLKGYPVYGWQRVSELLIQHNNHPPLYFLIVNTWQRLFPLDPAGYVSIYSTRYLSAFVGIFAILSLYWVAKTTFKSERIAQFSAALIAFSPFHIYLSQEARHYTLMTTLVIFSLGYCLYYINYLIRQKSFSAPFIFSWLGLNICGLLSHYFFGLTIIAEAIALIWLLWRKTIFINKLQLLQLVFVVMGVGSFSLIWITQILPVGYGSTMTDWIRLDMSNWLDFIWPIVQLFYVLMTMIFLLPVQASLWPIAIVSFVIIAIFSIQLYRLWQQSNSNQIIKPQYQALIFFLNRFIVSIWGLFAILTYRFGYDITRGARYSFVYFPAIILLVAITICSFWQQEIPIYFPLQKIFSCFSQSGCRAIAAIFCCSFLGGVSVITNLAYQKPYNPTSIIQKIAVDNQPALILTAYKSTVQTGEMMAIAWEKHQRSSPSDISFTLVPFQTNPKKYDDEINQLTEIIDHQQFKLWVLNLENSLTPKLCEHEQRTRQAGYYGHIYQCTKN from the coding sequence ATGGCTAATGTTTTTAAATTAAAATCTTCTTTTCTAACCCTATTTTGGCTTATTTTAGGCGGGATATTACGGCTATCCAATATCAATACAAAGCCGCTATGGACAGACGAATTCGCTTCTATTTTATATGCCCGTGGCGATGATTACAGCACAATTCCCATTGCTCAAATCATCTCAGCAGCAGAACTTTTGGAGCCCCTTAAGGGTTATCCAGTTTATGGTTGGCAAAGGGTCTCAGAACTTCTCATTCAGCATAATAATCACCCTCCATTATATTTTTTAATCGTTAATACTTGGCAGCGATTATTTCCTTTAGATCCAGCAGGTTATGTTTCAATCTACAGCACTCGTTATTTATCTGCTTTTGTAGGAATTTTTGCAATACTTAGTCTTTATTGGGTTGCAAAAACAACTTTTAAATCAGAGAGAATTGCCCAATTCAGTGCCGCTTTGATAGCATTTTCTCCTTTTCATATTTATTTATCCCAAGAAGCTCGCCATTACACTTTAATGACTACTTTGGTTATTTTTTCGCTGGGATATTGCCTCTATTATATTAACTACTTGATTCGGCAAAAATCTTTTTCCGCCCCTTTTATTTTTAGTTGGTTGGGCTTAAATATTTGTGGTTTATTAAGCCATTACTTTTTCGGTTTGACAATAATTGCTGAGGCGATCGCCCTCATTTGGTTACTGTGGCGCAAAACAATATTTATTAATAAATTACAACTTTTACAGCTTGTTTTTGTTGTGATGGGTGTCGGAAGTTTTAGTCTTATTTGGATCACACAAATTTTGCCCGTAGGCTATGGCAGCACAATGACCGACTGGATTCGCCTTGATATGTCCAACTGGTTAGACTTCATTTGGCCAATAGTTCAGCTATTTTATGTTTTGATGACCATGATTTTTTTATTGCCAGTACAGGCAAGTTTATGGCCAATTGCCATCGTATCTTTTGTCATTATTGCAATATTTAGTATTCAGCTTTATCGCCTCTGGCAACAGAGTAATAGCAACCAAATAATCAAACCTCAATACCAAGCATTAATATTTTTTCTCAACAGATTTATTGTGTCTATCTGGGGTTTATTTGCTATTTTAACCTACAGATTTGGCTACGATATTACCCGTGGTGCGCGTTATAGTTTTGTCTATTTTCCGGCTATCATTTTATTGGTAGCTATCACCATTTGTTCATTTTGGCAGCAAGAAATCCCCATTTATTTTCCCCTACAAAAAATATTTTCTTGTTTCTCCCAATCTGGCTGCCGGGCGATCGCCGCCATTTTTTGTTGTAGTTTTCTCGGTGGCGTTAGCGTCATTACAAATTTAGCCTATCAAAAGCCCTATAATCCGACTTCGATCATTCAGAAAATTGCGGTCGATAATCAGCCTGCATTAATTTTAACGGCCTACAAAAGTACAGTTCAGACAGGCGAAATGATGGCGATCGCCTGGGAAAAACACCAAAGATCTAGTCCTAGTGACATCTCCTTTACCCTTGTACCTTTTCAAACAAATCCCAAAAAATATGACGACGAAATTAATCAACTTACTGAAATAATTGATCATCAACAATTTAAATTATGGGTGCTTAACTTAGAAAATTCACTAACACCAAAACTTTGTGAACATGAGCAGCGTACCCGCCAAGCAGGCTACTACGGTCATATCTATCAATGCACAAAAAATTAG
- a CDS encoding carotenoid oxygenase family protein, with protein sequence MTATSPSTKKSYDQTAWQRGYESQPCEIAYEVTDIDGQIPQELEGTLFRNGPGLLDIGGFPIKHPFDGDGMVCAMTFKAGKAYFQNRFVRTEGFVTEQKAEKPLYRGVFGTEKPGGLLNNMFDLRLKNIANTNVIYWGDKLLALWEAAEPHRLDPGTLETKGIDYLKGILKSGDAFSAHPRIDPACIWDNGDRCLVNFAIKPGLNTTLVIYEISPSGELRRYKEHKVDGFAFIHDFIITPNYVIFFQATVSFNPLPYAFGLKGAGECVNFQADKPTRMVVIPRDPANNNVQTLEAEAGFVFHHANAFEKDNKIIVDSVCYQSIPQVQADVDYKNVDFDQLDPGQLWRFELDLERQKVTRELLDTRCCEFPVVHPDYVGRDYRYAYIGATHSQTGNAPLQALWKLDVKTGESQLYSFAPDGFAGEPIFVPNSCGEAEDDGWVLLMTYDAARHGSDVGIFDARNIEQGAIATVHIKQHIPYGLHGSWTPKTFVSF encoded by the coding sequence ATGACGGCTACCTCTCCTTCCACAAAAAAGTCTTATGACCAGACCGCTTGGCAGCGGGGTTATGAGTCGCAACCCTGTGAAATAGCCTATGAAGTGACAGATATTGACGGTCAAATTCCCCAAGAATTAGAAGGGACACTGTTCCGTAACGGCCCCGGACTTTTAGATATCGGTGGATTTCCCATTAAGCATCCCTTCGATGGCGATGGCATGGTCTGCGCCATGACTTTTAAAGCCGGTAAGGCCTATTTTCAAAATCGCTTTGTCCGCACCGAGGGATTTGTCACCGAACAAAAAGCAGAAAAGCCTTTATATCGCGGTGTCTTTGGGACAGAAAAACCCGGCGGTTTGTTGAATAATATGTTCGATTTACGCCTCAAAAATATTGCTAATACTAATGTTATTTATTGGGGTGACAAACTCCTCGCCCTTTGGGAAGCCGCCGAACCCCATCGCCTTGATCCGGGAACTTTAGAGACGAAAGGCATTGACTATTTAAAGGGTATTTTAAAATCTGGTGATGCTTTTTCGGCGCACCCCCGCATTGATCCTGCTTGCATTTGGGATAACGGCGATCGCTGCCTTGTAAACTTTGCCATTAAGCCCGGTTTAAACACCACATTAGTGATTTATGAAATTAGCCCCAGCGGCGAATTACGGCGCTACAAAGAACATAAAGTAGATGGTTTTGCCTTTATCCACGACTTTATCATTACGCCAAACTATGTCATTTTTTTTCAGGCGACAGTGAGTTTTAACCCCTTACCCTATGCTTTCGGATTAAAGGGAGCCGGGGAATGTGTGAATTTTCAGGCCGATAAGCCAACGAGAATGGTCGTTATTCCTCGCGATCCAGCCAACAATAATGTGCAAACATTAGAAGCTGAAGCGGGTTTTGTTTTTCACCATGCTAATGCCTTTGAAAAGGACAATAAAATCATTGTCGATTCAGTTTGTTATCAATCAATTCCCCAAGTTCAGGCTGATGTTGATTACAAAAATGTTGATTTTGACCAGCTCGATCCGGGGCAATTGTGGCGCTTTGAACTAGATCTTGAACGCCAAAAGGTGACCCGTGAGTTATTAGATACGCGCTGCTGTGAATTTCCGGTGGTGCATCCTGATTATGTCGGTCGTGATTATCGTTATGCCTATATTGGTGCGACCCATTCCCAGACTGGCAATGCGCCTTTGCAGGCGCTGTGGAAACTAGATGTTAAAACGGGTGAGTCCCAGCTTTATTCCTTTGCGCCGGATGGTTTTGCTGGGGAACCGATTTTTGTGCCGAACTCCTGTGGTGAAGCGGAGGATGATGGCTGGGTGCTGCTCATGACCTATGATGCTGCCCGCCATGGTTCTGATGTTGGGATTTTCGATGCTCGTAATATTGAACAAGGGGCGATCGCCACGGTGCATATCAAGCAACATATTCCCTATGGTTTACATGGCAGCTGGACACCAAAAACGTTTGTTTCTTTTTAG
- a CDS encoding HAMP domain-containing histidine kinase, with protein sequence MKISTKFFSSSLGLGALIIALVSGANIWIQLQELRIETRESAVRARQEQYTQLRLLLDEQIIGLKDFLVLNRDPEEIERYQKAKSGFVLTLEELRAEYPEKEALIFLEQRYQNIRAIADRLGDTVENDSILQQDIRSINFFRRDIELYLNELEQEVESQILAAIAEKKDLNQLFARIIWVVVLFIVALMVLQYQAIVSPVLASLDRLSKGAKHLSNGDFEYRLNIQGSDELAHVAQTFDRMTAALATAYEDLEFKVNQRTAQIEQKNAVLKDEILKREVIEEELRRIFEDTKQSQQLLSSIINATPDWIFVKDTNFRFVLVNDSFASHFQLNHEDIIGRTISEILTTQDLGEGITSKDEKIIRQEDEEILLGKTVHNPSDHVTDVHGIEYVLDTQKIPLLDEEKNVVGILGVSRDITDRHLAIEALEQSEGELRQKADELEKTLQQLRQTQTQIVQSEKMSSLGQMVAGVAHEINNPVNFIFGNINHARDYISDLLGLIELYRTEYPEPSQTIQAEIEVIELDYVIEDMPKLLSSMMVGAERIREIVKSLRVFSRLDESEMKQVDIHAGIDSTLMILQNRLKKSQERGAIAIERQYGELPLVECYAGQLNQVFMNILSNGIDALDDYNARRSPAEKQAKPSRITIKTEKQAPTPDLSGRIRIRIIDNGPGIPEKVRQRLFEPFFTTKEVGKGTGLGLSISHSIIVEKHGGELTCFSEEDQGTEFIIEIPIKAKKMMAS encoded by the coding sequence ATGAAAATCTCTACCAAATTTTTTAGTTCATCCCTCGGTCTTGGCGCTTTAATTATCGCTTTGGTCAGTGGTGCCAATATTTGGATACAGCTGCAAGAGCTACGGATTGAAACCAGAGAAAGTGCTGTCCGCGCAAGACAGGAGCAATATACCCAGCTTCGGCTATTGCTCGATGAGCAGATTATTGGTTTAAAGGATTTTCTCGTACTCAATCGCGACCCAGAAGAAATTGAACGCTACCAAAAAGCAAAATCGGGTTTTGTCCTTACCCTCGAAGAGCTGCGGGCAGAATATCCCGAAAAAGAAGCCCTAATTTTTCTAGAGCAACGCTATCAAAATATCCGTGCCATTGCCGATCGCCTCGGAGACACCGTCGAAAATGACTCTATTTTGCAACAGGATATCCGCAGTATTAATTTTTTTCGCCGTGATATTGAGCTTTATCTCAATGAATTAGAGCAAGAGGTCGAAAGTCAAATCTTGGCGGCGATCGCCGAAAAAAAAGACCTAAACCAACTTTTTGCCCGGATTATTTGGGTTGTTGTACTGTTCATCGTGGCGCTCATGGTGCTGCAATATCAGGCGATCGTGAGCCCCGTACTAGCCTCCTTAGATCGTCTTAGCAAAGGCGCAAAACACTTAAGCAATGGTGATTTTGAGTACCGCCTCAATATTCAAGGCAGTGACGAACTCGCCCATGTGGCTCAAACCTTTGATCGGATGACAGCCGCACTAGCAACAGCCTACGAAGACTTAGAATTTAAAGTTAATCAACGCACCGCTCAAATCGAACAAAAAAATGCAGTTTTAAAAGATGAAATCCTTAAACGCGAAGTCATTGAAGAAGAATTGCGGCGTATTTTTGAAGATACAAAACAATCGCAACAGCTACTATCGAGCATCATTAATGCCACTCCCGATTGGATTTTTGTGAAAGATACTAACTTTCGGTTTGTACTCGTTAACGATAGTTTTGCCAGCCACTTTCAGCTGAACCACGAAGATATTATCGGTAGAACTATTTCAGAAATTCTAACGACTCAAGATTTAGGCGAGGGTATCACAAGTAAAGATGAAAAAATCATTCGCCAAGAAGATGAAGAGATTTTATTAGGAAAAACAGTACATAACCCCAGCGACCATGTCACAGATGTTCATGGTATTGAATATGTTTTAGACACCCAAAAAATACCGTTATTAGATGAAGAGAAAAATGTAGTTGGTATCTTAGGCGTTTCGCGGGATATTACAGATCGGCATTTAGCCATCGAAGCCTTAGAACAATCAGAAGGGGAGTTACGCCAAAAAGCTGATGAGTTGGAAAAAACGTTACAGCAGTTACGGCAAACCCAAACCCAGATTGTGCAGAGTGAAAAGATGTCGAGTCTCGGGCAAATGGTGGCGGGAGTCGCCCATGAGATTAATAATCCTGTGAATTTTATTTTTGGCAATATCAACCATGCGCGGGATTATATTAGCGATTTGCTGGGATTGATCGAGCTGTACCGTACTGAATATCCGGAGCCGAGCCAAACTATCCAGGCAGAAATTGAAGTGATTGAGCTGGATTATGTTATTGAGGATATGCCCAAACTTTTATCTTCAATGATGGTGGGAGCAGAGCGTATTCGAGAAATTGTGAAATCCCTGCGGGTTTTTTCACGCCTAGATGAGTCGGAAATGAAGCAGGTGGATATCCATGCGGGTATTGATAGTACGTTAATGATTTTGCAAAATCGTCTTAAGAAAAGCCAAGAACGGGGGGCGATCGCCATCGAGCGACAATATGGAGAGTTGCCGTTAGTCGAATGCTATGCGGGTCAGCTCAATCAAGTATTTATGAATATTTTGAGCAATGGCATTGATGCTCTTGATGACTATAATGCCCGGCGATCGCCAGCAGAAAAGCAAGCAAAACCGAGTCGCATTACAATCAAGACAGAAAAACAAGCACCCACTCCCGATTTATCCGGCCGGATTAGGATTCGCATTATCGATAATGGACCCGGTATTCCAGAAAAAGTGAGACAGCGTTTATTTGAACCGTTTTTTACGACAAAAGAAGTGGGTAAGGGAACCGGTTTAGGATTGTCAATTTCCCACTCAATTATTGTAGAAAAACATGGAGGGGAGTTAACTTGTTTTTCTGAGGAAGATCAAGGAACTGAATTCATCATTGAAATTCCCATCAAAGCAAAAAAAATGATGGCTTCCTAG
- a CDS encoding phosphate/phosphite/phosphonate ABC transporter substrate-binding protein, translating into MRHFFCTGAIAFLLIYGCSRPAPDSSRQPPPADVDSQASVVEQAEEDNESLEKLTIVILPDRSSPERTEKIAALQQYLVETLAIPVELNVASDYENAVEQLVNGTVNMAYLGPLTYIQAKEQNPSIEAIAAPIDENSGRPWYTGVIIGHTDITTLEDLKGRRFSFVNDASTSGFLLPSYEFKNLDIDPERDFAAVHFGETHDQTLQLLLQGKVEAIAINRATYNKALETDILDSEKIQLLWESDPITNAPIVVSGSVPESFKPILQKALIEAPAGLVSVSVSEAQGYTIVEDGDYETIRQLYQNYQQQAQEEDSGV; encoded by the coding sequence ATGCGCCACTTTTTTTGCACGGGGGCGATCGCCTTTTTGCTAATCTATGGCTGTTCTAGGCCAGCCCCTGATTCGTCCCGTCAGCCCCCTCCGGCGGATGTTGATAGCCAAGCATCGGTAGTTGAGCAGGCGGAGGAAGACAATGAATCCCTAGAAAAACTCACCATTGTGATTTTGCCGGATCGATCTAGTCCAGAGCGGACGGAGAAGATTGCCGCATTACAACAATATTTGGTGGAGACGTTAGCAATTCCAGTCGAACTTAATGTGGCCAGTGATTATGAAAATGCCGTCGAGCAACTGGTCAATGGCACAGTGAATATGGCTTATCTGGGGCCATTAACCTACATTCAAGCGAAGGAACAAAATCCTAGCATTGAGGCGATCGCCGCTCCCATTGACGAAAATAGCGGGAGACCTTGGTACACAGGGGTCATCATTGGCCACACAGACATAACCACCCTTGAGGATCTAAAAGGTCGACGCTTTAGCTTTGTCAATGACGCTTCTACATCGGGTTTTTTATTACCCAGCTATGAATTTAAAAACCTTGATATCGATCCAGAAAGGGATTTTGCCGCGGTACATTTCGGTGAGACCCATGACCAAACTTTGCAGCTGCTACTCCAAGGAAAAGTGGAGGCGATCGCCATCAATCGCGCCACCTACAACAAAGCCCTAGAAACTGACATACTAGACTCTGAAAAAATTCAGCTCCTTTGGGAGTCAGATCCCATTACCAATGCTCCTATTGTCGTGTCAGGATCTGTACCAGAGAGCTTTAAACCCATCCTTCAAAAAGCCCTAATTGAAGCCCCGGCAGGATTAGTGAGCGTCAGTGTTTCAGAAGCTCAGGGTTACACTATTGTGGAAGATGGTGACTACGAAACGATCCGCCAGCTCTATCAAAATTATCAACAGCAGGCTCAAGAAGAAGACTCCGGCGTTTAG